The following coding sequences lie in one Acidimicrobiia bacterium genomic window:
- a CDS encoding alcohol dehydrogenase catalytic domain-containing protein — translation MSAVRAGVFTGDGNWEVRELAAPEPPPGGAVLRVEAVGLCGSDLAQLHGGVGVPGEKFPVVPGHETVGRIEAITKEAASAWRLAEGDRVCVDEILRCGECAACRSGDPECTAMQVYGYTLGVDDGPGLWGGYGERMALLPRTNLHRLPDSIAAEELTMFEPLANGVHWVTRAGVQLGDTVVVQGPGHQGLACLVAAKAAGAAQVIVTGTSADATRFAAARALGADATIDVETEDPVARVGELTGGRMADVVMDIAAVVTATVPLAVQLVRNRGTILLAGLKHFQPVEGLITDLIVFRQLTLTGGAGYTPASMRVAVDLLVGNRFDRSALVGDVVTLDTLDEGMALLARTAPGRDSVHVSLVHGA, via the coding sequence GTGAGCGCAGTGCGCGCGGGCGTGTTCACGGGCGACGGCAACTGGGAGGTGCGCGAGCTCGCGGCACCCGAGCCACCGCCGGGCGGTGCCGTGCTCCGCGTGGAGGCCGTCGGCCTGTGCGGGAGCGACCTCGCGCAACTGCACGGAGGTGTGGGTGTTCCCGGCGAGAAGTTCCCGGTGGTCCCCGGCCACGAGACCGTCGGCCGCATCGAGGCGATCACGAAGGAGGCGGCCTCGGCGTGGCGCCTCGCCGAGGGTGATCGGGTGTGCGTCGACGAGATCCTGCGGTGCGGCGAGTGCGCGGCGTGTCGGTCGGGCGACCCGGAATGCACCGCGATGCAGGTGTACGGCTACACGCTCGGCGTCGACGACGGTCCGGGTCTCTGGGGCGGCTACGGCGAACGGATGGCGCTGCTGCCGCGCACGAACCTCCACCGACTGCCCGACAGCATCGCGGCCGAGGAGCTGACGATGTTCGAGCCCCTCGCCAACGGCGTGCACTGGGTGACGCGGGCCGGCGTGCAGCTCGGCGACACGGTCGTCGTGCAAGGTCCTGGTCACCAGGGCCTCGCCTGCCTCGTGGCCGCCAAGGCCGCCGGTGCTGCACAAGTGATCGTCACCGGGACGAGCGCCGACGCAACCCGCTTCGCCGCGGCGCGGGCGCTCGGCGCGGACGCCACCATCGACGTGGAGACGGAGGATCCGGTGGCGCGGGTGGGCGAGCTCACGGGCGGCCGCATGGCCGACGTCGTGATGGACATCGCCGCGGTCGTGACCGCGACGGTTCCGCTCGCGGTGCAGCTGGTGCGCAACCGCGGCACGATCCTGCTCGCGGGGCTCAAACACTTCCAACCCGTCGAGGGGCTGATCACCGACCTCATCGTGTTCCGTCAGCTCACGCTGACCGGCGGCGCGGGCTACACGCCGGCGTCGATGCGCGTCGCCGTCGATCTCCTCGTCGGCAACCGCTTCGACCGCAGCGCGCTCGTCGGCGACGTGGTCACGCTCGACACCCTCGACGAGGGCATGGCGCTCCTCGCCCGCACGGCCCCCGGCCGAGACTCCGTCCACGTCAGCCTCGTGCACGGCGCCTAG